In the Pseudoalteromonas undina genome, one interval contains:
- a CDS encoding SCO family protein encodes MKQLWCGLIVFSVLFLSACDDKKSLQDLDALVYETAKPLSDFALNDQQGELVTKKQFLDQWNLVFLGYTSCPDICPMTLAKLNNVYKNLQADYPLQVWFISVDPKRDIAQKRKEYIDYFNPKFLAVSGEHKDLFPFVRELGLIYAISDSDESDYAVDHSASVALVDGSGALRAIFKPEFKQGDVPLVNTTKLTAEFIEIADYYKN; translated from the coding sequence ATGAAGCAGTTATGGTGTGGGTTAATTGTTTTTTCGGTGCTTTTTTTATCGGCATGTGATGATAAAAAAAGTTTACAAGATCTTGATGCATTAGTGTACGAAACTGCAAAACCGTTATCCGATTTCGCGCTGAATGATCAACAGGGGGAGTTAGTAACCAAAAAGCAGTTTTTAGATCAATGGAACTTAGTGTTTTTAGGCTACACAAGCTGCCCTGACATTTGTCCAATGACGCTTGCTAAGCTCAACAATGTCTATAAAAACTTACAAGCTGACTATCCACTGCAGGTGTGGTTTATATCTGTTGATCCTAAACGAGATATTGCTCAAAAGCGTAAAGAGTACATAGATTATTTTAACCCTAAATTTTTAGCTGTATCTGGGGAGCATAAAGACTTATTTCCATTTGTACGAGAGCTGGGATTAATTTATGCAATTAGTGATAGTGATGAATCTGACTATGCGGTGGATCATAGTGCATCGGTTGCACTTGTTGATGGTAGTGGCGCCCTGAGAGCTATTTTTAAGCCCGAATTTAAACAAGGAGATGTGCCTTTGGTGAATACTACAAAATTAACAGCGGAATTTATTGAAATAGCAGATTACTACAAAAACTAG
- the cyoE gene encoding heme o synthase encodes MALTINKKAMQPVYSPSLLTKSYHLIQDYLAISKFKVVAMLVLTAWVGLALAPDVGRGIGVQFISLLGIGLLSAAAAVINHVVDSEIDSKMARTRHRPVAKGRLSKLHALSFAAVIGVAGFIMLMLWANTLTAILTLFALVGYAFIYTSFLKRATPQNIVIGGLAGAMPPLLGWVSETNQMAAAPWLLVMIIFTWTPPHFWALAIARKSDYERAKIPMLPVTHGIDFCKTCVLAYSVLLAIVCVLPYLIGMSGLIYLSGACILNILFIYKAINLKFAAKEDTAMDLFRFSIVHLMILFVILFIDKWLVI; translated from the coding sequence ATGGCACTTACAATTAACAAAAAAGCAATGCAGCCCGTTTATAGCCCATCGTTATTGACTAAAAGTTATCATTTAATCCAAGATTATTTAGCAATCAGTAAATTTAAAGTGGTGGCTATGTTGGTGTTAACGGCATGGGTGGGCTTGGCTCTCGCCCCTGACGTTGGTAGAGGCATTGGGGTTCAGTTCATAAGTTTATTAGGGATTGGTTTACTCTCTGCGGCAGCTGCCGTTATCAATCATGTGGTTGATAGTGAAATTGATAGTAAAATGGCACGTACACGCCACCGCCCAGTCGCCAAAGGGCGCTTAAGTAAATTACACGCATTGAGTTTTGCTGCTGTTATTGGCGTGGCAGGGTTTATTATGTTGATGTTGTGGGCAAATACACTCACTGCCATACTTACATTATTTGCACTTGTTGGTTACGCATTTATTTATACGTCGTTTTTAAAACGCGCCACGCCACAAAATATAGTGATTGGTGGTTTGGCTGGCGCCATGCCACCTTTACTTGGTTGGGTGTCTGAAACCAATCAAATGGCAGCCGCTCCTTGGTTGTTGGTTATGATTATATTCACATGGACTCCTCCGCACTTCTGGGCGTTAGCAATCGCGCGTAAAAGTGATTACGAACGCGCTAAAATCCCTATGTTACCTGTCACCCATGGAATCGACTTTTGTAAAACCTGTGTGCTCGCGTACTCAGTGCTATTAGCCATTGTGTGTGTATTACCCTATTTGATAGGTATGTCGGGACTTATTTATTTAAGTGGGGCCTGTATCCTCAATATACTCTTTATATACAAAGCAATTAACTTAAAATTTGCCGCCAAAGAAGACACCGCAATGGATTTATTTCGTTTTTCGATTGTTCATTTAATGATACTCTTTGTTATCTTATTTATAGATAAATGGCTAGTTATATGA
- a CDS encoding COX15/CtaA family protein, whose translation MYKNYKNLVLATSLFALIVVALGAYTRLSDAGLGCPDWPGCYGFLTVPKHEAEIAHAIQSYPDMIFETAKAWKEMIHRYFAGTLGVLILVLFILAFVKRQYPTTPVKLPMLLLLLVIFQAALGMWTVTMNLQPLIVMGHLLGGFSIFALLTLLYLRLTSQPITGGDAGAKPHFKLSLVALTVLILQIALGGWLAANYAAPHCNGLPLCSYAQPFSLSSVFQLPLEHSNYEFGVLSQQARMSIHLLHRMWALVTCIVLALVMWRIYSHAYSQKIKSCTVSVLVALFCQIALGLAVVYFHFPISVALAHNLMAAILLLTMVRLCYYLKVRT comes from the coding sequence ATGTATAAAAACTATAAAAATTTGGTATTAGCAACGAGTTTATTCGCATTAATTGTGGTAGCTCTAGGCGCATATACGCGGTTAAGTGACGCAGGGCTTGGTTGCCCCGATTGGCCTGGTTGTTATGGCTTTTTAACCGTACCAAAACATGAAGCCGAGATTGCGCATGCGATTCAAAGCTACCCCGATATGATATTTGAAACAGCAAAAGCATGGAAAGAAATGATTCATCGCTATTTTGCCGGCACGCTGGGGGTATTAATTTTAGTGTTGTTTATTTTGGCTTTTGTAAAACGTCAGTATCCGACTACGCCCGTAAAATTACCGATGCTACTGCTTTTGCTTGTTATTTTTCAGGCCGCGCTAGGTATGTGGACGGTTACTATGAACCTGCAGCCGCTTATTGTGATGGGGCATTTACTCGGAGGGTTTAGTATTTTTGCGTTATTAACGTTGTTGTACTTACGGCTGACTAGCCAGCCAATTACGGGGGGGGACGCAGGTGCAAAACCTCACTTTAAACTAAGCTTGGTGGCGCTCACGGTACTTATTTTACAAATCGCCTTAGGTGGCTGGTTAGCGGCTAATTATGCCGCGCCACATTGTAATGGTTTACCGCTATGTAGCTATGCTCAGCCGTTTTCGCTCAGTAGTGTTTTTCAGCTACCGTTAGAGCACAGCAATTATGAGTTTGGCGTGTTGTCACAACAAGCGCGTATGTCTATTCATTTACTGCATCGTATGTGGGCATTGGTCACTTGTATTGTGTTGGCACTCGTTATGTGGCGAATATACAGCCATGCCTATTCACAAAAAATTAAAAGCTGCACAGTGAGTGTATTGGTAGCGTTATTTTGCCAGATAGCGTTGGGGTTAGCTGTAGTATATTTTCACTTTCCGATCAGTGTTGCGCTGGCGCATAACTTAATGGCTGCCATACTGTTATTAACTATGGTTAGGTTATGTTATTACCTAAAAGTCCGTACCTAA
- a CDS encoding SURF1 family protein, producing MQLVVFNKQKLSSIITVCLVVIVVLVCMRLGFWQLQRADQKQQQLNAIENIQQQGVMSWAQLQQLPKEWNKTGVLVSLSGYFDTNNYWLLDNQIYNGQVGYDLLTLLKLPDESRFLLVNLGWVKAGRSREILPNVTIPSGKFTLTAQIKEDNLSGFTLANSNTQSDLAKRIQIIDLQSLSSQSQRTLVDFMAYRQGDEDEIAAPHYEAVVMSPEKHYAYSVQWFLIAIACVVVAIFASKKRIDNEK from the coding sequence ATGCAGTTAGTTGTATTTAACAAACAAAAGCTTAGCTCAATAATCACAGTTTGCCTGGTTGTTATTGTGGTATTAGTTTGTATGCGTTTAGGGTTTTGGCAATTACAGCGCGCAGATCAAAAGCAACAACAGCTTAATGCCATTGAAAATATTCAACAGCAAGGAGTTATGAGCTGGGCACAGTTGCAACAACTGCCAAAAGAGTGGAATAAAACCGGCGTATTAGTTTCGCTGAGTGGTTATTTTGATACCAATAATTATTGGCTGCTCGATAACCAAATTTATAATGGACAGGTTGGATACGACTTACTGACATTATTAAAATTACCTGATGAGTCGCGCTTTTTATTAGTTAATTTAGGTTGGGTAAAAGCTGGCCGATCAAGAGAAATCCTACCAAACGTGACAATACCTAGTGGTAAATTTACGTTAACGGCACAAATTAAAGAAGATAATTTAAGTGGCTTTACCTTAGCTAATAGCAATACTCAGTCAGATTTAGCTAAACGAATTCAAATCATTGATCTGCAATCACTCAGTAGCCAATCCCAGCGAACTTTAGTGGATTTTATGGCCTATCGCCAAGGCGACGAAGATGAGATTGCGGCCCCCCATTATGAAGCTGTTGTGATGAGTCCAGAAAAACATTATGCCTACTCAGTACAGTGGTTTTTAATTGCGATTGCCTGTGTGGTAGTTGCTATTTTTGCAAGCAAGAAGAGGATAGATAATGAAAAATAA
- a CDS encoding DUF2909 domain-containing protein has product MIIKIIIVLLLLFILFNLFRALFIMVSGKTNGRPMSHFLGRRVLFSVVVLVMVIAALKLGLITANQSPLPTTVHIQKQTNIAKQHQQNASTTPQLETRSAYFL; this is encoded by the coding sequence GTGATTATTAAAATTATTATTGTTCTACTGTTATTATTTATATTGTTTAATTTATTTCGTGCTTTATTTATTATGGTGTCGGGAAAAACCAATGGACGCCCCATGTCTCACTTTTTAGGGCGTCGAGTGTTATTTTCTGTTGTGGTATTAGTGATGGTAATTGCCGCACTAAAGCTCGGTTTAATTACGGCAAATCAATCACCTTTGCCCACTACAGTACATATACAAAAACAAACAAACATAGCCAAACAACATCAACAAAATGCCAGTACCACGCCGCAGCTTGAAACGCGAAGTGCTTATTTTTTGTAA
- a CDS encoding cytochrome c oxidase subunit 3, translated as MNQKYEHYYVPDQSPWPIVGAVALFFIAVGAALTVMDMGKEGGSGVYLLYVGIAVLLYMLFSWFKNVIEESHQGLYSAQMDRSFRQGMSWFIFSEVMFFMAFFGALFYARMFSVPWLGGADNNAMTNEVLWPTFEAVWPLLNTPGGTSTQAMGWQGLPLINTLILLASSVTLHFAHVAMENNKRTPLKVFLGVTILLGVCFLGLQVEEYIYAYNDLNLTLDAGIYGNTFFLLTGFHGMHVTLGTIILLIVFLRILKGHFTKNKHFAFQAAAWYWHFVDVVWLCLFVFVYVL; from the coding sequence ATGAATCAAAAATATGAACATTATTACGTACCTGATCAAAGCCCATGGCCAATAGTTGGCGCGGTGGCGCTATTTTTTATTGCGGTAGGGGCAGCCTTAACAGTTATGGATATGGGTAAAGAGGGAGGCAGTGGTGTTTACTTACTGTATGTGGGTATTGCCGTATTGCTTTATATGCTGTTTAGCTGGTTTAAAAATGTGATTGAAGAGTCGCATCAAGGTTTATATTCTGCACAAATGGATCGCTCATTTAGACAAGGTATGAGCTGGTTTATTTTTTCAGAAGTCATGTTTTTTATGGCCTTTTTTGGGGCCCTTTTTTATGCTCGCATGTTTTCTGTGCCTTGGCTTGGAGGCGCCGATAACAACGCCATGACTAACGAAGTGTTATGGCCTACTTTTGAGGCTGTGTGGCCATTGTTAAATACCCCAGGGGGCACCTCTACTCAAGCAATGGGTTGGCAAGGGTTACCACTGATAAATACCCTTATTTTATTGGCTTCGTCGGTAACTCTGCATTTTGCCCATGTAGCGATGGAAAATAACAAACGTACTCCACTTAAGGTGTTTTTAGGCGTAACTATTTTGCTGGGAGTATGCTTTTTAGGGCTCCAAGTAGAAGAATATATTTATGCTTATAATGACCTTAATTTAACCCTTGATGCGGGAATTTACGGTAATACCTTCTTTTTGCTAACCGGTTTTCACGGTATGCATGTCACCTTAGGTACCATTATTTTATTAATCGTTTTCCTACGGATTTTAAAAGGCCACTTTACAAAAAATAAGCACTTCGCGTTTCAAGCTGCGGCGTGGTACTGGCATTTTGTTGATGTTGTTTGGCTATGTTTGTTTGTTTTTGTATATGTACTGTAG
- a CDS encoding cytochrome c oxidase assembly protein: MTHLPLLKKLVVICIAMFAFAFAMVPIYDVFCDITGLNGKPSLEQAQQSTLVTENREVSVSFTTHAQSGAPFEVKSKEYSVDVKPGAMREVMFSAKNNSNEDKVMQAIPSVAPGKAAKYLHKIACFCFDQQPLKAGEELEFKLLFYVDTELPSDVEELTLSYTVFDISEKLVASNN, encoded by the coding sequence ATGACTCACTTGCCGTTATTAAAAAAGCTGGTGGTTATTTGCATTGCAATGTTTGCTTTTGCATTTGCCATGGTACCTATATATGACGTGTTTTGCGATATAACCGGGCTTAATGGTAAGCCCTCGCTAGAACAAGCACAGCAAAGTACCTTGGTTACTGAGAATAGAGAAGTTAGCGTTAGTTTTACCACCCATGCCCAAAGTGGTGCGCCTTTTGAGGTTAAATCTAAAGAATACAGTGTAGATGTAAAACCAGGGGCCATGCGTGAGGTTATGTTTAGCGCTAAAAACAACAGTAATGAAGACAAAGTGATGCAAGCGATACCCTCGGTAGCGCCGGGTAAAGCGGCTAAGTATTTACACAAAATAGCGTGTTTTTGCTTTGACCAGCAACCTTTGAAGGCTGGCGAGGAGTTAGAGTTTAAATTACTTTTTTATGTTGATACTGAGTTACCTAGTGATGTGGAGGAGTTAACTCTGTCTTATACCGTATTTGATATTAGCGAGAAGTTAGTAGCCAGTAATAACTAG
- the ctaD gene encoding cytochrome c oxidase subunit I — translation MSSIAEQPNSNEAHHGHQPATGFKRWLFTTNHKDIGSLYLIFSLTMFLIGGAMAMVIRAELFQPGLQLVDPHFFNQMTTVHGLIMVFGAVMPAFTGLANWMIPLMIGAPDMALPRMNNWSFWILPFAFLILLASLFMPGGGPAFGWTFYAPLSTTYSNDNTAMFVFAVHIMGISSIMGAINVVVTIVNMRAPGMTWMKLPLFVWTWLITAFLLIAVMPVLAGAVTMVLTDKYFATSFFDAAGGGDPVMFQHIFWFFGHPEVYIMILPAFGIISTIVPTFSRKKLFGYASMVYATSSIALLSFIVWAHHMFTTGMPVAGELFFMYATMLISVPTGVKVFNWVATMWRGSISFEVPMLFSIAFIVLFTLGGFSGLMLAITPADFQYHDTYFVVAHFHYVLVTGAVFSIMAGAYYWLPKWTGNMFNITLAKWHFWLSLVSVNVLFFPMHFVGLAGMPRRIPDYALQFADFNAIISIGGFAFGLSQLLFVVVVYKCAKGGDKVPAKVWDGAEGLEWEVDSPAPYHTFSTPPDIK, via the coding sequence ATGAGTAGCATTGCAGAACAACCTAATTCCAATGAGGCTCATCATGGCCATCAACCTGCAACAGGCTTTAAGCGCTGGTTATTTACAACCAACCATAAAGATATAGGAAGCTTATATTTAATTTTTTCTCTCACCATGTTTTTGATTGGTGGAGCAATGGCTATGGTTATTCGGGCTGAGTTATTTCAGCCGGGTTTACAATTGGTTGATCCTCACTTTTTTAATCAAATGACCACAGTACACGGTTTAATCATGGTGTTTGGTGCAGTAATGCCTGCATTTACTGGATTGGCAAACTGGATGATTCCGTTAATGATTGGTGCGCCAGATATGGCATTACCGAGAATGAACAACTGGAGCTTCTGGATTTTACCATTTGCGTTTTTGATTTTGTTAGCGTCACTGTTTATGCCTGGTGGCGGTCCTGCATTTGGGTGGACCTTTTACGCTCCGCTTTCCACCACTTATAGTAACGACAACACAGCAATGTTTGTATTTGCGGTACATATAATGGGTATCAGTTCGATTATGGGTGCCATTAATGTGGTGGTCACCATAGTGAATATGCGTGCTCCGGGTATGACATGGATGAAACTGCCGTTATTTGTGTGGACATGGCTGATCACGGCTTTTTTACTTATTGCAGTAATGCCGGTACTTGCTGGTGCAGTTACTATGGTACTCACCGATAAATACTTTGCGACCAGCTTCTTTGACGCCGCTGGTGGTGGCGATCCGGTAATGTTCCAGCATATATTTTGGTTTTTTGGTCATCCTGAAGTTTATATTATGATTTTGCCTGCCTTTGGCATTATCTCTACGATTGTTCCTACTTTTTCACGTAAAAAACTATTTGGTTATGCCTCTATGGTGTACGCCACTTCCTCGATTGCCTTGTTGAGCTTTATTGTGTGGGCGCATCATATGTTTACCACAGGTATGCCCGTGGCGGGTGAGTTGTTTTTTATGTACGCGACTATGTTGATATCGGTACCTACCGGCGTAAAAGTATTTAACTGGGTAGCAACTATGTGGCGTGGCTCTATTAGCTTTGAAGTGCCGATGCTGTTTAGTATCGCATTTATTGTGCTGTTTACTTTAGGTGGCTTTTCGGGATTGATGTTGGCGATCACACCTGCTGATTTTCAATACCACGACACCTACTTTGTAGTTGCACACTTCCATTATGTGCTGGTGACGGGCGCGGTATTTTCTATTATGGCGGGGGCTTATTATTGGTTGCCAAAATGGACCGGAAATATGTTCAATATTACTTTGGCAAAATGGCATTTTTGGTTGTCCTTGGTAAGTGTAAATGTGCTGTTTTTCCCAATGCATTTTGTGGGGTTAGCTGGTATGCCACGTCGAATTCCAGATTATGCACTGCAGTTTGCTGACTTTAACGCCATTATTAGTATAGGTGGGTTTGCCTTTGGTTTATCGCAATTACTGTTCGTTGTTGTTGTGTATAAATGTGCAAAAGGGGGCGATAAAGTGCCTGCAAAAGTTTGGGATGGGGCAGAAGGGCTTGAATGGGAAGTTGATTCACCAGCGCCATATCATACGTTCTCAACGCCGCCGGACATTAAATAA
- the coxB gene encoding cytochrome c oxidase subunit II codes for MGKLSSSLWLILLVFSQNVLANSQYNMRKGVTDISNNVYQLHMTIFLICCVIGVIVFAIMFWALIHHRKSKGAVPAQFHESTKVEILWTAIPFVILIVMAIPATKTLIAMEDTSKADITIKITGSQWKWHYEYMGEDVEFYSMLATPQNEITNLADKNPNYLLEVDKPLVLPINQKVRFLMTSDDVIHSWWVPDFAVKKDANPGFINETWTSINEVGTYRGQCAELCGKDHGFMPVVVEAKTEEDFKTWLAEAKQAKQKAAEADAALLDQVVPKEELMALGEQVYMASCAACHQPTGLGLPGVFPALKGSPIVIGDIKGHIDILLHGKPGTAMQSFAKQLSIKQIAAVITYKRNAWGNDTGEVIQPSEIQAALDADGEAK; via the coding sequence ATGGGTAAGCTGAGTTCTTCCTTGTGGCTTATATTGTTAGTTTTTTCGCAAAATGTGCTTGCTAATAGCCAATATAATATGCGTAAAGGCGTAACTGATATAAGTAATAATGTATACCAACTGCACATGACCATATTTTTAATATGTTGTGTGATTGGGGTGATCGTGTTTGCCATTATGTTTTGGGCACTCATCCATCATCGCAAGTCTAAAGGGGCTGTCCCTGCCCAGTTTCATGAAAGTACCAAAGTAGAAATACTCTGGACTGCCATTCCTTTTGTCATCTTAATTGTTATGGCCATTCCTGCGACTAAAACGTTAATTGCCATGGAGGATACCAGCAAAGCTGATATCACCATAAAAATTACTGGATCACAGTGGAAGTGGCATTACGAGTATATGGGGGAGGACGTTGAGTTTTATTCAATGTTAGCGACTCCTCAAAATGAAATAACGAATCTTGCCGATAAAAACCCGAATTATTTACTCGAAGTAGATAAGCCGCTGGTGCTACCGATTAATCAAAAAGTACGTTTTTTAATGACTTCAGATGATGTAATTCACTCATGGTGGGTACCTGATTTTGCAGTTAAAAAAGATGCAAACCCTGGGTTTATTAACGAAACATGGACCAGTATTAATGAAGTAGGTACTTACCGCGGGCAGTGTGCAGAGCTGTGTGGTAAAGATCATGGCTTCATGCCTGTTGTGGTAGAAGCAAAAACAGAAGAAGACTTCAAAACGTGGTTGGCAGAAGCTAAACAAGCTAAACAAAAAGCGGCTGAAGCAGACGCTGCGTTATTAGATCAAGTGGTACCAAAAGAGGAGCTGATGGCTCTTGGTGAGCAAGTTTATATGGCGAGCTGTGCAGCGTGTCATCAACCTACAGGTTTAGGTTTGCCGGGTGTCTTTCCAGCACTTAAAGGCAGCCCAATAGTTATAGGTGATATCAAAGGTCATATCGATATCTTACTTCATGGTAAACCAGGTACAGCGATGCAGTCTTTCGCAAAGCAATTATCTATTAAGCAGATAGCAGCCGTTATTACTTATAAGCGTAACGCATGGGGTAATGACACCGGAGAGGTAATTCAACCAAGCGAAATACAAGCGGCACTGGATGCTGATGGGGAGGCTAAATAA
- the lexA gene encoding transcriptional repressor LexA, translating to MRPLTKRQAQILELIKVFIKDTGMPPTRAEIAQTLGFKSANAAEEHLKALAKKGVIKMKPGASRGIQLVEEEEPEQLGLPLIGRVAAGEPILAQQHVESHCKIDPLMFKPAADFLLRVNGMSMKDIGIMDGDLLAVHKTQVAENGQVVVARVDDDVTVKRLEKAGRKVLLHAENDEFSAIEVDLENESFNIEGLAVGVIRNADWM from the coding sequence ATGCGACCATTAACGAAACGCCAAGCGCAAATACTCGAACTTATCAAAGTGTTTATTAAAGACACTGGTATGCCTCCTACACGTGCCGAGATTGCACAAACACTGGGTTTTAAAAGTGCAAATGCTGCAGAAGAACATTTAAAAGCACTGGCTAAAAAAGGTGTGATTAAAATGAAGCCGGGCGCGAGTCGGGGTATTCAGCTTGTTGAAGAAGAAGAGCCAGAGCAACTGGGCTTACCTTTAATTGGTCGAGTTGCTGCGGGTGAGCCAATATTGGCGCAACAGCATGTAGAAAGCCACTGTAAAATTGACCCTTTAATGTTTAAACCTGCGGCCGATTTTTTACTGCGTGTTAACGGCATGAGTATGAAAGATATTGGCATTATGGATGGCGACTTACTCGCTGTACATAAAACTCAAGTAGCTGAAAATGGTCAGGTTGTTGTTGCTCGAGTGGATGATGATGTTACGGTTAAACGTCTAGAAAAAGCCGGCAGAAAAGTATTACTGCATGCTGAAAATGACGAGTTTTCAGCTATTGAAGTAGACTTGGAGAATGAATCTTTCAATATTGAAGGTTTAGCGGTGGGTGTTATTCGTAACGCTGATTGGATGTGA
- a CDS encoding M12 family metallo-peptidase has protein sequence MKKYSPLFIGLLFSGYTQAQVPLFEVQYINESQSVATQTSNQLQFGQPLFELTNSTNTFLLPVKGNDIEFIKSSTSLSATGSLIWIGKSLEDDEITLIKSAKGISGTVKVGEQIYKLQPNKHSGHNFIELDPQKQPAEHAPDYKQSNHLEFMSEQILIAQNTQSVMANETQSNISLLVLYTPAAAQKSGDINSLIDLAVVETNQGYQNSGVNAVVSIAHMSQINYTEAANSSTDLNRLAAKNDGYMDEAHTLRDQFGADVVILVNDVNGYCGQAKAIGANAQSAFAMVDYNCATGYYSFGHEIGHLQGARHNPENDPSTTPYSFGHGYQQPQSQWRSVMAYNCPGNCTRINYWSNPNKSYNGDVMGTSAEHDNARVLNLTNPIIANFRSSTPPIPGDNVLQNNQAIMVNGAKNSEKLFTFAVPSEATQVTFRTSGGSGDADIYVKFNETASTNNFDCRPYRNGNNESCSDTRSGNYSVMLKGFDAYNNVELVASYQ, from the coding sequence ATGAAAAAATACTCACCTTTATTTATCGGACTCCTATTCAGCGGCTATACACAAGCTCAAGTTCCGCTTTTTGAAGTGCAATATATTAATGAGTCACAAAGCGTGGCCACACAAACAAGTAATCAATTACAGTTTGGCCAGCCTCTTTTTGAGCTCACAAATAGCACAAATACCTTTCTTTTACCTGTTAAAGGTAACGACATTGAATTTATAAAAAGTTCAACAAGTTTGTCAGCAACGGGAAGCTTAATTTGGATTGGTAAAAGTTTAGAAGATGACGAAATAACACTTATTAAATCTGCAAAAGGCATTTCGGGTACTGTAAAAGTAGGTGAACAGATATATAAATTACAACCAAATAAGCACTCTGGTCATAATTTCATTGAATTAGATCCCCAAAAGCAGCCAGCTGAACATGCTCCCGACTATAAACAGTCTAATCACCTGGAGTTTATGAGTGAACAAATTTTAATAGCTCAAAACACTCAATCGGTAATGGCTAACGAAACGCAAAGTAATATTAGTTTATTAGTTTTATATACCCCAGCAGCAGCTCAAAAATCAGGGGATATAAATAGCTTAATTGATCTTGCGGTTGTTGAAACCAACCAAGGTTATCAAAACTCAGGCGTCAACGCAGTTGTTAGCATAGCCCACATGAGCCAAATTAATTATACTGAAGCTGCAAACTCAAGTACTGATTTAAATCGTTTAGCAGCTAAGAACGATGGTTATATGGATGAAGCACATACATTACGCGATCAATTCGGTGCAGATGTAGTTATATTAGTAAATGATGTCAATGGTTACTGTGGCCAGGCCAAAGCCATTGGCGCTAATGCTCAAAGCGCTTTTGCTATGGTCGATTATAATTGTGCAACGGGCTACTATTCCTTTGGTCATGAGATTGGGCACTTACAAGGCGCTCGCCATAATCCAGAAAACGATCCTTCAACAACTCCTTATTCATTTGGACATGGTTACCAACAGCCTCAATCACAATGGCGTTCAGTGATGGCATATAATTGTCCAGGTAATTGTACACGTATTAATTACTGGTCGAACCCTAATAAATCATACAATGGAGATGTAATGGGGACTTCGGCAGAACATGACAATGCCAGAGTGTTAAACTTAACTAACCCTATTATTGCAAACTTTAGATCTTCAACCCCCCCAATTCCTGGTGACAATGTACTCCAAAATAACCAAGCAATTATGGTTAATGGCGCAAAGAATAGCGAAAAATTATTTACATTTGCAGTACCAAGTGAAGCAACACAAGTTACTTTTAGAACATCAGGTGGTAGTGGTGATGCTGATATATATGTAAAATTTAACGAAACGGCATCCACAAATAATTTTGATTGTCGCCCATATAGAAATGGCAATAATGAGAGCTGCAGTGATACTCGCAGTGGAAATTACTCTGTCATGCTCAAAGGCTTTGATGCTTATAATAATGTAGAACTGGTCGCTAGTTACCAATAA
- a CDS encoding PaaI family thioesterase — MSIWHQPITLEFCKQLDQGITGQGTLMKTMGIEISEIGDDYLVATMPAIPEHHNPMGIVHGGANVVLAETVASYAANFVVDFSRFYCVGQEISASHLKASRNGTLTATARAYHIGKRSSVWDIKITNSRNELCCVSRMTAAVVERKG, encoded by the coding sequence ATGAGCATTTGGCACCAACCAATTACATTAGAGTTTTGTAAGCAATTAGATCAAGGGATCACTGGCCAAGGCACGCTCATGAAGACCATGGGAATTGAAATCAGTGAAATTGGAGATGACTACTTAGTCGCCACTATGCCGGCAATTCCAGAGCATCATAACCCTATGGGTATAGTGCATGGTGGTGCCAATGTGGTCCTTGCTGAAACCGTAGCAAGTTATGCCGCTAACTTTGTAGTTGATTTCAGTCGATTTTATTGTGTTGGGCAAGAGATCAGCGCAAGCCACTTAAAAGCGTCACGCAACGGCACATTAACGGCTACCGCAAGGGCTTATCATATTGGTAAACGCAGCTCAGTTTGGGACATTAAAATAACCAATAGTCGCAATGAGCTTTGCTGCGTATCAAGAATGACCGCAGCCGTAGTCGAACGAAAAGGTTAA